From Magnolia sinica isolate HGM2019 chromosome 13, MsV1, whole genome shotgun sequence, one genomic window encodes:
- the LOC131223523 gene encoding uncharacterized protein LOC131223523 yields MGHCSGSTAQMMQIFIQVLCGRYFMMYASVLILSTTGTTFLFGIYSSVIKSSMAYNQQTLNTIGFFKDLGGNIGILSGLIHEISPPSIVLAIGAVTNLTGYLMIWLSVTGHIARPAVWQMCLYIFIAANAQSFATVSALVSCVKNFPEGRGVVIGLLKGLVGLSGAIFTQLYLAFYGHNPKSLILFIAWLPAAVYMIFLCAIRIIKAIPQKDDIKIFYSFLYIVLVLAGYLMLVIIIDKQVAFTAPALRGSAAIIIFLLFLPLVVVIREELKSRSPKNNPNLAVISVETQDEQSEIAIAPPQSTPSSRKQSWFSPNNHPPLAVISVKKQDEQSPVSIVPPQSTPAVAIASPRSTPSSRKQSWFSTIINMLKEPERGEDYTILQAITSMDMLIIFFLIISGIGSNLTAIDNMGQIGESWGYNSRSISTFVSLVSIWNFCGRVATGIASEIFLSRYKFPRSLMLTMALLLSSVGHLLIAFPAPGSLYIASVIIGFCLGAQWSLIFMIISEVFGLKHYATLFNVAGAVTPIGSYVLNVRIAGRLYDREALKQRAFSGHATTGDLTCLGTQCYRLSFIIIAAVTFFGSMVSVVLVMRTRKFYKGDIYARFRRERASTAES; encoded by the coding sequence atgggccatTGCAGCGGAAGCACGGCCCAGATGATGCAGATCTTCATACAGGTACTCTGCGGGAGATATTTCATGATGTACGCATCTGTCCTCATCCTCTCCACCACAGGAACCACTTTCCTCTTCGGCATATACTCCAGCGTCATCAAATCATCAATGGCCTACAATCAACAGACTCTCAACACCATTGGCTTCTTCAAAGACCTCGGCGGCAACATTGGCATCCTCTCCGGCCTCATCCATGagatatctccaccgtccatcgtCCTCGCCATCGGTGCCGTCACGAACCTCACCGGCTACCTCATGATCTGGCTCTCTGTCACAGGCCACATCGCCCGCCCCGCCGTCTGGCAGATGTGTCTCTACATCTTCATTGCTGCCAATGCTCAGTCATTCGCCACCGTTAGTGCACTCGTCTCCTGCGTCAAGAACTTCCCAGAAGGCCGCGGCGTCGTGATCGGCCTACTCAAGGGTCTGGTGGGCCTCAGTGGGGCCATTTTCACTCAGCTCTACCTCGCCTTCTATGGCCACAATCCCAAGTCACTGATCCTCTTCATCGCATGGCTCCCAGCTGCAGTGTACATGATCTTCCTCTGCGCAATTCGGATAATCAAAGCCATCCCACAAAAAGATGACATCAAGATCTTTTACTCTTTTCTCTACATCGTCCTTGTGCTCGCCGGATATCTCATGCTTGTAATCATCATTGACAAACAGGTGGCGTTCACTGCACCAGCACTCCGTGGTAGTGCTGCTATAatcatcttcctcctcttccttcCGCTTGTTGTTGTTATAAGAGAAGAGCTCAAAAGCCGATCTCCAAAGAACAATCCTAATCTGGCGGTGATATCCGTCGAAACGCAAGATGAACAGTCAGAAATAGCAATTGCACCACCACAGTCAACTCCATCCTCACGAAAGCAATCTTGGTTTTCTCCAAATAACCATCCTCCTCTGGCAGTGATATCTGTCAAAAAGCAAGATGAACAGTCACCAGTATCAATTGTACCACCACAGTCAACTCCAGCAGTAGCAATTGCATCTCCACGTTCAACTCCATCCTCACGAAAGCAGTCTTGGTTTTCTACTATCATCAATATGTTGAAGGAGCCTGAGAGAGGTGAAGATTACACCATACTACAGGCGATCACGAGCATGGATATGCTAATTATCTTCTTTCTAATTATATCCGGTATCGGCAGCAATCTTACAGCGATCGACAACATGGGTCAGATTGGGGAATCGTGGGGCTACAATTCTCGCAGCATCAGTACCTTTGTATCGCTCGTAAGCATTTGGAATTTCTGTGGGCGGGTAGCCACCGGCATAGCATCGGAAATCTTCCTATCAAGATACAAATTCCCCCGCTCGTTGATGCTGACAATGGCCCTTCTCCTCTCTTCTGTGGGCCACCTCCTGATTGCATTCCCTGCTCCAGGCTCTCTCTACATCGCCTCGGTGATAATCGGATTCTGTCTTGGAGCGCAGTGGTCATTGATATTCATGATCATATCGGAAGTGTTTGGTCTGAAACACTATGCGACGTTGTTCAACGTCGCCGGGGCTGTTACACCAATCGGATCCTATGTGCTGAATGTCAGAATTGCTGGACGTCTGTATGATAGGGAGGCTTTGAAGCAAAGAGCATTTTCCGGCCATGCTACGACGGGTGACTTAACTTGCCTTGGAACGCAGTGTTATAGATTATCGTTCATCATAATTGCCGCTGTGACGTTCTTTGGATCGATGGTTTCGGTTGTTTTGGTCATGCGTACGAGGAAATTCTATAAAGGTGATATCTATGCCAGGTTCCGCCGTGAGAGGGCGTCGACTGCAGAGTCTTAG